The genomic interval TCCGTTTCGCCGAGCGATCCGAGGGAGCGAGCCAGGAAGACCACGAGCCATGGCCACCCACGCAGCGCTCGCCGCGTCCCGCATTCCGGCCACCGCGCGGCTGCACAGCAGGGCGGCGTCGAAGCAGGTGCTGTTTTGCGCGCGTGATTTCTCTCGTGCTCGCTTCGTCTTTTGCGTGAATTTTTGATGGAATGTGAGCGTGCAGAGGGTGGACTTCGCCGATTTCTCCGGGCTGAGGCCGGGATCGTGCTCCGTCAGCCACGCGGCGAGGGAGGCTTCCTTCTCCGATGTGCTTGGCTCGCAGCTCGTCGCCAGGGTGCGTGCCTGCTTGATTTTAGCTAGCAATAAGctctgcagctgctgctcctccttttCTTGTGCAATTCACTTTGTTTCGGTAGTTTATATGAGCTGCAGCGTACTGTGTCTTCAACTGTTAAGTGATCAATCGTGCATAATGCTCCTAAGTTGAGCACGTTAATTAGTATGACTCCAAGTTAACAGGAGATGCCCCGTGTGGTTCTAGAAAACAGTAGCAGTTGATGTACATCAATACAAACCCTTTGGtatttatgagttttttttttgcaaaagtatttactgtaaaatgtttgacaaACTCCTGGTGATTCAGTAGGAATAGTTTGATCTCGCTCTCTAGATAGGAAAAACCAATCAATCACCTGGATGTGCTGGTGGATCTTTATGTTTTGCTGGTAgcaacacatgatcctagtaCTAATGCGTCGTACTGCAATACATGCTGTTGAACCTTAAAATCATGAGTAGATACAAAAATTATTAAGATtaaaatgcaaaaatattttgagtaaatttgtCATTAAAAACTCTTTCATATagttatatttctatattttttatagatatatagttTAAGAGAGTAACAATAATGGTTTTGTACATCcaaaagtttaattaatccattatcaAAAAATGTGAGTAACAATAAGTGGTTGTAGCTTATTTTAAACAAAGGTAGGAAGAAATTATATTATCTTAGAACGAAGAGAGTATAACAATAAAACATGCATTAGAGATTGGGGGTCATTgttgaaaaagtcaaacgatatatttgtaaataaaaaaattattaataaaacttatttatttatttatttatttagtaatctaatagctaaggcgggaaaataaactttgattaaaaaaatcataaaatcaactctaaatttaaaacgtaaattttggcttataaacataagcaaaagcgaaacgaCGAAATGATTATGTTAATTTCCATAATATTACTTTTCACATCGGAGGTAGTTTACCTAGATAAATGCTTCctgatttttatatatcctagcaccatgcatgcagccaAGATAAAATGCCAAGTTACTATATCACAGCAAAATATCACCTACAGATCTGCATTTTTTTGTTAGTGCAACCCTGAACTGTTCAACCTGTGGCAGGCCACCGGAGAGAACGCCGTGAGGGCGCCGGCTGAGGCGAAGCTCAAGGTGGCCATCAACGGTTTCGGCCGCATTGGGCGCAACTTCCTCCGGTGCTGGCACGGCCGTGAGAACTCCCCGCTCGAGGTCATCGTCGTCAACGACAGCGGAGGCGTCAGGAACGTAAGTAGTAAACCCATTTTCGACAACACGCAGACTAATCAATGAGACTGATTCCGACATAATTAGCTGTGTTCCCTGCACATGTAATTGCCAGGCATCCCACCTTCTCAAGTACGACTCGATGCTCGGCACCTTCAAGGCCGACGTCAAGATCGTCGACGACGAGACCATCAGCGTCGACGGCAAGCTGATCAAGGTCGTCTCCAACAGGGACCCCCTCAAGCTGCCATGGGCCGAGCTCGGCATCGACATTGTCATCGAGGTAAGCAAGCTGATGAGTAAATCTCCCAACTAAACTAACGTGATCTCTGTCCGAGTCTGACGATGAATGCTGCACTGCTGTGTATGTCATGAAGGGCACTGGAGTGTTCGTCGACGGCCCCGGCGCCGGGAAGCACATCCAGGCCGGCGCGAAGAAGGTCATCATCACTGCTCCGGCGAAGGGTGCTGACATCCCGACCTACGTCCTCGGTGTCAACGAGGGGGACTACTCCCACGAAGTGGCCAACATTATCAGGTAAGCAAGCAACAGCGGCGTTTTGCAAGCAGTAATTAACCTGCAATAATTCGCATGAGCAAACATAACTGATCGATGAACTATGTTTCTTGCAGCAATGCTTCCTGCACAACCAACTGCCTTGCTCCGTTCGTCAAGATCTTGGACGAAGAGTTTGGTAAGAGACAGTTCCCTTTTGTTTCGATCGATCTGAAGCACGCCCATGAATTTTTCCTGACTGTGTGTTCTGGTGCGTGCAGGAATCGTGAAGGGAACCATGACCACAACTCACTCCTACACCGGCGACCAGGTCGGTTTCTGAAATCGAGCAGGATAAGACTGATTTCTGCATCGTCTCTCGTCGTCGACGATTACTCATGAGTTCGCTGcgcgcttcttcttcttcttcagagGTTGCTGGACGCGTCGCACCGTGACCTgaggagggcgagggcggcggcgctaaACATCGTGCCGACGAGCACCGGAGCCGCCAAGGCCGTGGCTCTGGTGCTGCCCCAGCTGAAGGGGAAGCTCAACGGCATCGCGCTCCGCGTGCCGACCCCGAACGTGTCCGTGGTGGACCTGGTGATCAACACCGTGAAGACCGGCATCACCGCCGACGACGTGAACGCGGCGTTCCGCAAGGCCGCGTCCGGCCCCCTCAACGGCATCCTCGACGTCTGCGACGTGCCGCTCGTGTCCGTCGACTTCCGCTGCTCCGACGTCTCCTCCACCATCGACGCCTCGCTCACCATGGTCATGGGCGACGACATGGTCAAGGTGGTCGCCTGGTACGACAACGAGTGGGGCTACAGGTGAGCAAAACGCACAAAATATGCATGCGTTACTGCAAATATTACTACGTTGCATGCGTCTGCTCGATGTGTGATGTTGCTGTGTGTGGTGCAGCCAACGCGTGGTCGATCTGGCGCATCTGGTGGCGAGCAAGTGGCCGGGAGTGGCGGCGCAGGGCAGCGGCGACCCACTGGAGGACTTCTGCAAGGACAACCCGGAGACCGACGAGTGCAAAGTGTACGAGAACTAAGGCTCTCCCGTAGGTGcagaaacatatatacaatatacACTGTAATGAAGCACGCACGTGCATTGACTGTCCCCGGGCGGAATTTACTTCCTGTATCGTGCTCGGATTCGACGCAGGAACACATGACCGTCGAAGAAGAGATACATTGCAGAGACGGACGGGCCATTTTCTGTGAGGTGTGGTACTGAACTTTGGTACAGACTTCAGGTTTTCTTTCGGGAACTTGTTTCAATTACTTCCTCTTCGTTTGGTTTTGTGCTTTGAGACGCTGTTTCGAATTTCGGCATCCCGTGTCCTCTCGAAGAACCACGGGTAGCAGTTCAAGCAACACGATACAGGTCGTCACGTCTAATGCATCTCCGTAGGCGTCGCGCGCGTTTAGGCTCTTTGCTTGCAACCAGCACAGATATCCGTGAAAAGGGTATCTATACAGATATCCGTCGTGACGTATCGGGTGGGGTTGTCCAAGTCCCCTGCCAAAGCCtagtcaaattttattatgctCTTTGCGAAAGGACATGTAGCCTAGTTGTTATAAAGGTCTCAGTAGCACCCTAGATGCGTTTTTAGGGAAGAGTGCGCGTGCGTTATGAGCGTCTGTATTTTACtgtgttttcaaaaaaaattattatgctCTTTACTAAAAAGAGATCGTACCAGGTAAATATGTCTTACTCGTCTGCTTATCATTTATATACGAGTAATAAGAAAATAGTTCACCATGTTCACTCTAAgtggctaaaaaaatatacattaatcgcaaaaaaatacaattacaaatacaatttcgaaatttaaaataaataaaagtaaaaaacgaGTCCatgtatgaatatattttagaaaaaaatgcaaattcggaataaaaattaaaaaaataattaatgtcgAGTGAAGAGTCTATTAAGAAGTGCAATTTATAAACAcctaaaattcaattttggaattaaaaataaagaaaagtgaaaaagagtccatgtgtaaagacaatttagaaaatccaaaattctaattaaaaaatttaaactataatatggaaacatctaaaactttggttaaaaataagtaaaaccCAGAGAAATAATCAATacgtaaatacaatttagcaatatctaaaatttaaattaaaaaataattaatatcaaaataaGAATTCAGGTAcgaatataatttataaaagctGCGTATGCTAGTTGTGCATTTGGTGGTCCAATTGGCAATTGGGTGAATGCAAGTATCGTGTTAATGCTACCTTTTCAGATGACCATTAGTATGTTCATCCATCGCAACTGGACTATTGCTACGACCAATGTGACCAGGACGTGCTACAAGTTTTTCCATCGGTTCGGCCCTTGCGCTCCACGCGGAACAGTAGGAGAGGGGATGCAGAGAGATGACTCTTCGTAGTAGTAGAGATAATTCAacttaagatattttatttggATGTTCAAAACTTCACGTATCTGCAAGACCCAAGACTAAGGCGGAGAGGAGGGGACAAAAAGGAATAACGAGATCATTAGCgtataactaaacaaaaaaatttaattattctaaacttgaaattgattaatataaattttaaagtattttttctatattttttaaaaaatatttaataatttggaAAAAGTGCAATCGAAAAATAAGAGCATTTTCCACTCTTTCATCCCCTCCTCCTGGCTACCTAGTTCATCGTCTCGTACATCAACGAAAGAAGTTTACTGTAAAGCTCATCTCACGTTGTACGGCTGTACGCCTTGATGCTTCTGTACTATTAGCATCGATGACAACTTCTTTCACAAAAATATGGAGTAGTACTTCGCAGATTGGCCTGGAGTACATCACCCGATACTAGTACTACATGTCGGGCGTACAACAGATTTGATGCGATTACTTTTTCGAAGATAAATTTGAGAGTGCATCACGAGACAGACTTGACCTTTGTCAAAAATTATGAACATAGTATGATTAATCACTAATACAGGTGGTACTAACAAGTCAGTTTCACACATGGGAGAGGAAAACCTGCATTGCGACAACGCGACGGGGTCACTGAAAGTGAAGCCTGTGGCGTAGACGACTTGCTCAACGGATCGGCGTTGGAGCGTTTGCTCCAGCGTTTCTGCAGTACAAGAGTACAAGCTGAAAGCTAGTACACTGGTGATAACTTGCTAGGCTGAAGTACAAGCTGCCTAGCCTAACGATCTCCCTGTGTACTGCAACTGACTTGTACTACCGGCGCACCATGGCCGGGGTACAAATATGCCGCCGTTCACCAAtggatgcagcagcagcagcaacaattGTGGTTAGGGCTAGCTGGTTTTGGGctgtagcagcagcagtggaAGGGGCATGCAGAGGAGCAGGAGATTCAGTTGGAGCTGGAGTTCACCTCCCCTTTTCTGTCTCCTGTGCTTGCCTCTTCCATTCCTGCTGCTAGGCTGTGTGTGCAAGCTTGCAGAGTTTATCTGATGGGTTGGTTAAATCGTCCAtggcatcagcagcagcaggtgaaACTTTTCTTCAGATATTGCGGAAAACTTGTCTGTAACTTCATTCTACTCCAGCTCTGTTATGATTTCATCGGAAGGGCGGGGGTCTTGGGGAACTGGATCCTCTGCAGTCGACGGTAGAGAATCTCGTCGCTAACATGTGGACCTAGCGCCTTTCGAGCCCATATGTCAGTGGTGGCTGCAGGGGAAAGTCGACTGCAGAGCGATCCCAAATCCGTGTCTGGGTTCATGTTCTTCACTGATTCTGTTTTCAGGCCTGTCATGACAATGCGGCTGTGCGAGAGCTCCATGAAGTCGAATGTCATAATGGATTCAGGGCAAGGAAAAAGATAATGTTTTTCGTTGGAAATTTGGGTGTATGCCTAGTAAAACTCATGTTTCAGAGAAATGCCAATACAGAATTTGTCTGAGCTCATTCAGTTATCTCAGAATTTGGGTGATACATTTTATTCGGTCGATCGTTTCAGAGTAGGTAATAGATTCGAAAAACTACAAagcgtgaaaaaaaatgtttcttagCAGTACAGTTAATTAAGCTGTATCCCTTGACTAAATTTGTACTGTCACTTCCCAACTTAGAAAGTactgctccctccgtcccaaaataaaccaatttttcactttttatctttaatttttgactcttcatcttatttaaaatttttttgtgattgatatttttgtttttattagatgataagtcatgaatagtactttacgtgtgactaatttttttaattacggatggtcaaacgtaaaccagagaattcgtttttttttgggacagagcgAGTACTTTTTAACAAAAGCAATAGTATTTGTCAACGACAGTTAGCTGCAGGTTCATTTGGTTGGTGCCAGCCATCTCATCTATGGTACAGAGTACAGACAAGGCTCTAATCTAACACATTGCAGTtaaaagtcttttttttttgagaaaaaagtCTTCTTTTCAGTCTCCTACCGCTCCAGTTTCTTCATACTGCAAAAGGATAAATCACCACAAGAACAAACTAATCAGTTACAGATCACAATCACAGACTGCGTCTtcttggttaattaattacctgcAATTCCTGGGCACACTCCAGGTGACAAAATGCCTGTCCGTTTCGGGCGTCGCCATGAACCTCCTCCAGTCCTGGAGCATGAGCCCAAGGTCGTCGATCTTCCGGCGCAGGCCGATGCAGCAGTTGGCGTGCATGGTGCAGACCGTGCTCAGGCTCCGGCCGTGCTCGCAGAGGCCGCCGAAGAGGTCGGTGCTGAGGAACCTGATCCTGACGCCGAGCTGGGCGAGGTAGGGATCGCGCTTGATGAGGTTGAGCACGTCCTGGTCATGGAGCCCCGGGTGCTTCTCCCTCGCCGCGTACCAGAACCGGTAGAgctccaccgtcgccgcgctTGACCTCACGTACGCGAACCCGCCGTTGGGGCTGTTGCTCAGGTCGTCCGGATCGCCGGTGAAGTGGTCGCAGGCGATCTGGAAGTCGCCGTCGTGGTACAGGTGCGGCAACGGGTTCCTGAACCACACGATGTCCGTGTCCTGGCGAAACAAACGCTCAAAGCTTCAGATTTTGTCAATGccgcgaaaaaaaaaagatgatttgAGTTCTTGTGTTGTTACCGTGAAGACGAAGCTGTAGCCCTTGGCAAGAACGAGGCGGAGGAAGTCGATGCGGCGCCACATCATCCTGAGGTAGCCATCGGACATGAAGTTCTTCTGGCCGGAGAAGTCGACGCCGTCGGTGGCGAGCGCGAAGCAGTGGGTGTGGATCTGCTCGCAGCGGCGGtgcgcggcgaggtcgagggAGACAATGACGAGGTGGTCGAGGAGGCCCCTCGTGTCCTCGCCGATCCGGAAGCTCTCGAGGAAGACGTCCACGACCGATCCGGTCTCCGCCCACGCCGAGTTCAGCGTCGTCAGGATCACCGTGtcgttcgccatcgccgccgccctcagcACGCGTTCCAGCCTCGCGTCCTCACCTTCCTGCGTGCACACGCACAACCTCGTATGTGTAAAATTGTTACTGTTTTTTCAGATAGTGATGCCAGACTGATTGCTAGCCGGAAACATTCTGAACGAACAAATTTCCCAATGCCTCAGGTAAGGCTTTCCGGATATTCACAGTGCTCCTACGTGACGGGTGGTCTCAACTCGCCACATAGGAGCCCCGCTGTTGTGGTGGAGAGAGGGAGTGAGGAGAGTGAGTGGTCTTTGCCATAGGTGAGGTGAGACCATGTTCAAAGAATACATTGTGAGAGTGAAAAAGCACATAGAGAGAAGAAGACGGACTAGGATCAAGGAATATATTGTGAGGATGAAAAGGCACATGAAGAGAAAGAGACGAACTAGGATCAAGAAATATATTGTGAGAGTGAAAAAGCACATGAAGAGAAGGAGACGAACTAGGATCTTTGCCGcccagtcgtcgtcgtcaccctGAGCAACCCCCTCCccatcgccgccacctccgtcTGCAGGGCGTGGATCTAGATATGGAGGTGAAAGAGTGGAGAGAGACGGTGCAGTGGACgcgagaaggaagagaagagTAAAAGTGACAGCATGGTGTCCATATAAGGACAGATACATTGTGAAGGGAGTGGTTCAAGGCTGGATAATCATCGCTGGCCACCGATACCACTCGCTCAAGCCTCTATGCAGTGTGTGAATGGCCTCAGGCTGACACTTTTAATACCAGATTTTAAACCATTCTTAGGCAAAGACAGCTAGTTGAACAGTGATTTTACGGTtactctctgtttcataatataaaatatttaacttttctagttgtaatatttgactatttgtcttattcaaaaattatagaaatattatttattttgctcatGACTTACAACTTTAAgtacgacttatcattttttatatattttttatatatgtactaaacttttgaataaaacgaatgatcaaatgttgtaacaaaaaatcaaacattttacattatgaaacggacgTTGTATTTACTATTGTAACAATACTAAGTAGCATAGTAATTTATCCAAATCCCAGTATGCTAATTACTGTAGTTTACTGCAGCGATCAACCTCGTTTGTTCGTCGTACATCGGACGGTTAAAAATATCCCAAAATCACAGTATTGATCCGGATCGACTGCCTAGCGGTATCCCCGGATTTTATGAAAGACGTTGATAAACAAGCAAAATCAGTGAAATCTAgattttttgttggaatttaaatttcagtttGAATTTGACTGAGAAACCGAACAGTTTGTGTTATCGGCTCGGTACAGGAAGTCTGGATTTGATTGGCAAAACCTTCTCCAATAGAAGTGATGGTTAAGGCGCAGTTAATTTGATAGGCAGACAGCTCATCATGTTGCTTGCTAATTAAGAATGCTAACCATGTCAATGGTCTGGATTCTGGCATTGGGTGTTGACTGTTgactgttaaaaaaaaaactgccgTGGCCTATCAAACATGGTAGGTCTGCTACAGGATGAGTAAATTTCCCGGGCGTTAGGGCGTGGATTATCTCTATCACTCCAAGTAAAACAActtggatgcatgcatcaCAACGTTGAATTACACCGTAATTTGAAGCACGTTGCAATTGAAAAGTAGGGATCCAGAAAGAAGCCCAAATGAGAACGAATGAACGATAACATCATTCACATCAGTTAGTTGTCAACATAATTTACAGCTCAGTTATGCGCACATCTACTACAACTTTTAAACAATTTGCAATTTCCAGACCTTATCTCAAAATGGTGAACAATTGATCTCTCGGATTCACCATCGCCACTAGATTGGAATAAACAGAGGGGGTGTATTCATGTTGGTTCATCAGTATTGTGTTTACTGCCACTAACAACACTAATAAAACCTAAGAGGAATTTTGGCTGTACACTGTTCCATCCAAAAGTTTACTAAATAGTACTAGAAAACAGTGAGATGCAAAGAAATGTTCCTGCTTTTCTGGTGATCATGAACAGAATTCACgaagtttttcaaaaacaaaaatgaaggCGAACGTACTCACCGTCGGGTCGACGTCgctgcgtggcggcggcgcggtgcggcCCGGCCACAGCAGCGCGGCCGGCCGGACGAAccgccccgccggcgccacggcggcgctgtACAGAACGAGGCACGGCAGCGCGACGGCCGCCAGGAACAgcaccgccctcgccgccctcctcaCCTCCCCGAgacagccaccgccgccaccaccctgATCGCCCGCTCCAGCTTCAACTCCGgcgaccgcgccgccggcctcgtccGCCGTGGCCATGCGCGTTGGGGTTTAAGTCCCAGTCGCCCAACGCGATCAAACGCGCGTTGCACCGGCGCGGCCACCGGAATGGGGTTTTAATGGCGCGTGCGGGGATGCATGGctcgcgccggcgccagcgTGCGCGACGCGACCCAATGGCAGTTTTGGCGTGTATTTGTATTGTATGAACCGGTGGCTTGccatatcttttcgtttctccttatacttataaaactaaattttaaatttagaatttatttagagtttttctctatcaaacttatttttttagcactTGTTTTTATCGCTGAAAAATATGGATATgcaataaaaattaatcataaattattttctatttgtaaatatatcgtttcaaAAAAAACGGCACTGTTGCTGTGTGGCTTTCAGTTCCATTGGTTCGGCTCCTACATCGTATCAATATTCAATAACACAAACTgctcgttttttttattaggtcCAAATAACATCAAACTGGATTTGGGTTGTATGAAAAAGATAGCTAGATTTCATTAGCTTTTATAAGTTTATCCATGTTCTTATTAAATCCGAGGATACCACTCGCGATCGGTTTTTGCTTCCGTATCGGGATATACAAGCGTGGCTCGGTCACGCTCGGTGATCAAATTCCTCCACCAAACTGGACCGAGCTTTCAAAACCGCCAAATGGAACCAAATCCACCGGAAATTCCCATTGAATTCATCCTTTcactttgtattttttttaatatatattgaagACGACAAGGTGTTTCATtcaacttgtattttttttttcgatctGGGGGCTAGATTACTTTCAGGGTAAGAAAGAAATTAGGAGCTCCGCCACTAGCCACCTGCCgtgtaaattaaattctaagTTATGATCCTCTTTTTGGCCTCTTGATGGAGCCAATGTTTACGACTAAACGGTCGGCACTTGGTGCCTCTGACCAATAGCAACTAGGCCGGATGGTCTCTTCAATTGCAAATATAGCTAAACATGTCCAGGAAGCAAGCATCAAGTCAATCACTGCATAATCACATAATCACAACCtgtatatattagtataaatatcGTGGATCACTAGCTAGAGACTGTTACCGGCTGATTCATCAAAGGAGAAACACCGATTGCTGCAACTCTGTCTAAAGTTTAGATCAACTGTATGCATATTTCTTAACCTGACTAGTACTGCATGACTTTTTTTGCGgatacaagtttttttttttcctttcaaaacACAATACCAGTGGCTCATAACGCGTGTATACTCACCCCTATAAATATACACATGTAAGAACTGGGCCGACTATATCTTAACGAAGACTCTGTGTAGGCTGTGTTGCCCATGTGAAGCAGTGAGCTTAGTTTGATTTGTTTCTACACTTTACTGTTCAGTCCGGGTGAGGCACTTGATATGTCCGTGCAGAAGCTGACAAATCATTCATGTTACTGCTCTACGTCAACTTAAGAGAAAGGTACAACCTTGAACTGGCAAAACTTTCCTTGTATTTTCAGCACGCTGAAGAAAGGTATTTGCACTGGTTTTCAGCCATTTAGAGGCATGTTTCTCTATGGTAGCGTTATTGATACAAACCGTATTGTTtttgagatttgcttcagtctaacaaaaagtatttcGATGTATCAAATCATTGTTCACCAtcggatctagctaagtatgATGTACACTATTAGATCCAACTATCACaaacgatttagtaccgcgagataccggtatctcgaggtactttttattgaaCTGAAGTAAATCTCATTGTTCTTGGTGCGAATCCATCCTTTAAGGAGCTACTTGTCATCAAGTAGTTTATCTTCAAGTGAGATCGTCTACGGTACCACTAAGGATATGCACTCGTTTATAGTGTCTTGCTTCAAGCTTGTAACAAAAAGTTTATCTAGACAATTCACCTGCCTACGAGCAACTCGATCACTTACTCGCTTCCTTGCTCATAACCAAGTTGTGGTTGAATATAGGGCAATGTGACCTTCACCAACACTACCTTATATGAGGTGCGGAAGTTCGAGGCATCAAGTATCACTAGATTGGTAGATGATCACTTTTTTTCAGAAAGCGGTATCCCATTGATCCAACgagatattttatatgttgatATCATCATGATATTAACATGATACATTAGGTAAACATGTTATGTCGCTGGTTAGAACTAACACAATAATACGTGCTAGGTAGCCACGTCGTTAAGATTCATAGATTGATAGATGATTACTTTTTTAGAAAGCGGTATCCCATTGATCCAATgagatattttatatgttgatATCAGTATGATATTAACATGATACATTAGGTATCCGATAAAACaggtataataaaatataatatcataGATGATTCTTTTATTCCCATACCATGCTGATATCATTACGACGTCGTCAACCTAACTTATCCCGTTGTGTAGGCAgtatctctattttttttttatctcggTGAATAAGAGGCCCGTACGTGACAACAACTCGCAGCCCAAGAGATGTAAATGGTAAGATCTGCTATGGAATAACATGATCTGCCTTGACCTGGGCCTGAAACTACAGACAAACCCTGGCCAGAAAACTGCCATGCACGCACGAAGCCCACAAAGGCCCAAACTTTTCCACACCACATCTCACGCTGtcgcgcgcgcacgcaccgGACGGTCTGACTGTTGAGTCTACGAGTCAAGCGTTGACAGCGACAAGTCGAGGCTGATCCGGCtgcccgacgacgacgtcgtcgagccgccgccgccgccgcgaaggCATCCCGTGTCCAACGCCAGCGACAGCGACAGCGAGCAGTCGTCGTGTTGGTCTCCGTctgccgacgacgacggcattACGGTATTCGCGctcccggcggcgacgtcgtcgttgCACGAGGCGCCGGCCAGTTGGTGGCCGCCGGTAGTGCAGATCGCCgttggcgcggcggcgcggtggccgaCCTGCATGGATCcatgtgctaattaatcaGCGACCAAAATTATTATACTAGACAAGAAAAGGGAAAGGTAGGGCTACCCGGCTGGTCACTTCAAAGCCTTTGCCTTTCTGGTGTGATTGGAGGGAAGCAAAACGACTGCATGCAATGATGCAATGCGACCAATCTCTCTTCTATACATCCCTCTCTCTGATCTCTCTCAATCtttggaaattttttattttttaaacatttctaagaaataattttattactagacctccggaaaaaatatttccaccgcatgaaccttttggccacgctaCCAACATTAGCGTAGCCAAATGACTTATCACGCCATTGTCGGTGGCTGGcaacattgtcttgccacaccaTTGACAATAGCGTGGCAAGACTGCCACACCATGGCATGCCCGAACAGGCGACGTGACAGCGTTGTTTTGCCACGCCACTAGCATTGGCGTGGTCAAAAAGgtttagttttgaaaatatttttctcggagatttattaataaaattatttcttaaaaatgtttaaaaaataaaaaagtttccaATCTTTGCGTGTCTGTGTGTCGCAAGCTCCATGGTGGACAGGCATGCCAAGACACGAACAAAGTTACAAAAGGCACTACACGGAACGGGTATAAATGAACCCATCCGTTCGCGCATGATCCATGTGTGCATGGCTGCATGCACGAATGCACACAAACACTATATACACTGTTTGGACAGACTGAGACAGTGGCCTCTGGGTGGTGGATTAGTCGATCAGTCACTGATCCATACGCTTTGTCCCTCTGAATCTCTGAACGATCACTAG from Oryza brachyantha chromosome 3, ObraRS2, whole genome shotgun sequence carries:
- the LOC102704872 gene encoding uncharacterized protein At4g15970-like, with the protein product MATADEAGGAVAGVEAGAGDQGGGGGGCLGEVRRAARAVLFLAAVALPCLVLYSAAVAPAGRFVRPAALLWPGRTAPPPRSDVDPTEGEDARLERVLRAAAMANDTVILTTLNSAWAETGSVVDVFLESFRIGEDTRGLLDHLVIVSLDLAAHRRCEQIHTHCFALATDGVDFSGQKNFMSDGYLRMMWRRIDFLRLVLAKGYSFVFTDTDIVWFRNPLPHLYHDGDFQIACDHFTGDPDDLSNSPNGGFAYVRSSAATVELYRFWYAAREKHPGLHDQDVLNLIKRDPYLAQLGVRIRFLSTDLFGGLCEHGRSLSTVCTMHANCCIGLRRKIDDLGLMLQDWRRFMATPETDRHFVTWSVPRNCSMKKLER
- the LOC102704595 gene encoding glyceraldehyde-3-phosphate dehydrogenase GAPB, chloroplastic, producing MRVVRSPPFRRAIRGSEPGRPRAMATHAALAASRIPATARLHSRAASKQRVDFADFSGLRPGSCSVSHAAREASFSDVLGSQLVARATGENAVRAPAEAKLKVAINGFGRIGRNFLRCWHGRENSPLEVIVVNDSGGVRNASHLLKYDSMLGTFKADVKIVDDETISVDGKLIKVVSNRDPLKLPWAELGIDIVIEGTGVFVDGPGAGKHIQAGAKKVIITAPAKGADIPTYVLGVNEGDYSHEVANIISNASCTTNCLAPFVKILDEEFGIVKGTMTTTHSYTGDQRLLDASHRDLRRARAAALNIVPTSTGAAKAVALVLPQLKGKLNGIALRVPTPNVSVVDLVINTVKTGITADDVNAAFRKAASGPLNGILDVCDVPLVSVDFRCSDVSSTIDASLTMVMGDDMVKVVAWYDNEWGYSQRVVDLAHLVASKWPGVAAQGSGDPLEDFCKDNPETDECKVYEN